One Sagittula stellata E-37 genomic window carries:
- a CDS encoding glycosyltransferase produces the protein MRNAYVTLVTNADFARGAGALLHSLAQTGTQADRVVLHTDGVPDAALGPLKAQGARLVRVDHLPTSDAFNAAHAKRNIHEKNPFTKGEKPAFHTPLDNFCKLRLWQLPYDRTVFLDADTLVIRNIDTLFDYPEFCAAPNVYESLADFHRLNSGVFTARPSEATFQRMLDTLDAPGAFWKRTDQTFLETVFPDWHGLPVTFNMLQYAWFNLPGLWHWPSVKVIHYQYEKPWADHAKVDRLRPLIDLWHTYACGERPDLDALKDPA, from the coding sequence ATGCGTAACGCCTACGTCACCCTCGTCACCAACGCCGACTTCGCGCGGGGGGCCGGGGCGCTGCTCCACTCCCTCGCGCAGACCGGAACACAGGCCGACCGTGTCGTTCTGCACACAGACGGCGTGCCCGACGCGGCGCTCGGCCCGCTGAAGGCGCAGGGCGCCCGCCTGGTCCGCGTCGACCACCTGCCCACCTCGGACGCCTTCAACGCCGCCCACGCCAAGCGCAACATCCACGAAAAGAACCCCTTCACCAAGGGCGAGAAGCCGGCCTTCCACACACCGCTCGACAATTTCTGCAAGCTGCGCCTGTGGCAACTGCCCTACGACCGCACCGTCTTCCTCGACGCCGACACGCTGGTGATCCGCAACATCGACACGCTCTTCGACTATCCGGAATTCTGCGCCGCCCCCAACGTCTACGAGAGCCTCGCCGACTTCCACCGCCTGAACTCCGGCGTCTTCACCGCCCGCCCGTCAGAGGCCACCTTCCAGCGGATGCTCGACACCCTCGACGCCCCTGGCGCCTTCTGGAAGCGCACCGACCAGACCTTTCTGGAAACCGTCTTCCCCGACTGGCACGGCCTGCCCGTGACCTTCAACATGCTGCAATACGCCTGGTTCAACCTGCCCGGCCTCTGGCACTGGCCCTCGGTGAAGGTCATCCACTACCAGTACGAAAAGCCATGGGCCGACCACGCCAAGGTCGACCGCCTCCGCCCGCTGATCGACCTCTGGCACACCT
- a CDS encoding VOC family protein: MVTLDHVVIHVTDWDRSTAFYRDVMGAEVVPRGAGVAFRFGTQQLNCHGPGVEAEPLARLPVPPGGTDLCFVWDGTVDAAQAHLNAHGVKVELGPVPRNGARGPGTSLYFRDPDGTLLEFICYDA, translated from the coding sequence ATGGTCACGCTCGACCACGTGGTGATCCATGTCACCGACTGGGACCGCTCCACGGCCTTCTACCGCGACGTGATGGGGGCGGAGGTCGTGCCGCGCGGCGCGGGCGTGGCCTTCCGCTTCGGGACCCAGCAACTCAACTGCCACGGCCCGGGAGTGGAGGCAGAGCCGCTCGCCCGCTTGCCGGTCCCCCCGGGCGGCACCGACCTGTGCTTTGTCTGGGACGGCACGGTGGACGCGGCGCAGGCCCACCTCAACGCGCATGGGGTTAAGGTCGAACTGGGCCCGGTCCCCCGCAACGGCGCACGCGGGCCGGGCACCAGCCTGTACTTCCGCGACCCCGACGGCACGCTGCTGGAGTTCATCTGCTACGATGCGTAA
- a CDS encoding NAD-dependent epimerase/dehydratase family protein, producing MRIAILGGDGFVGWPTALHLSNAGHEVHILDNLSRRWIDTELGVQSLTPMDSIQERCRIWKQTSGETIRFHLLDLAKEYERLKQWLAEHKPDAIIHFAEQRAAPYSMKTDRHKVYTVNNNTNATHNLLAAMVEAAPDAHLVHLGTMGVYGYSSVGAPIPEGYLDVQIDTPSGPKEQEILYPTKPGSVYHMTKSLDQILFQFYAQNDGLRITDLHQGIVWGTHTDQTRRHEQLINRFDYDGDYGTVLNRFLIQAAIGYPLTVHGTGGQTRAFIHIQDSVRCVELALQDAPAQGDRVKIFNQMTETHRVRDLAQLVAKLTGAEVMNLPNPRKEAAENDLIVKNDQFLALGLDPTTLAEGLLSEVVDVAKKYAHRIDRSRVPAVSAWTKDIARTVDHDPEGARLKSVS from the coding sequence ATGCGCATAGCGATCCTCGGCGGCGACGGCTTCGTCGGCTGGCCCACCGCCCTCCATCTCTCCAACGCCGGACACGAGGTGCACATCCTCGACAACCTCTCCCGCCGCTGGATCGACACGGAGCTGGGCGTGCAATCGCTGACGCCCATGGACTCCATCCAGGAACGGTGCCGCATCTGGAAACAGACCTCCGGAGAGACCATCCGCTTCCACCTGCTCGACCTCGCAAAGGAATACGAGCGGCTGAAACAGTGGCTGGCCGAGCACAAGCCCGACGCCATCATCCACTTCGCCGAACAGCGCGCCGCGCCCTATTCGATGAAGACCGACCGCCACAAGGTCTACACGGTCAACAACAACACCAACGCGACGCACAACCTGCTGGCCGCGATGGTCGAAGCGGCCCCCGACGCCCACCTCGTCCACCTCGGCACCATGGGCGTCTACGGATATTCCTCCGTCGGTGCGCCGATCCCCGAGGGCTACCTCGACGTGCAGATCGACACGCCCTCCGGCCCGAAAGAGCAGGAGATCCTCTACCCGACGAAGCCCGGCTCGGTCTACCACATGACCAAGTCGCTCGATCAGATCCTCTTCCAGTTCTACGCGCAGAACGACGGGCTGCGCATCACCGACCTGCATCAGGGCATCGTCTGGGGCACCCACACCGACCAGACCCGGCGGCACGAGCAGCTGATCAACCGCTTCGACTACGACGGCGACTACGGCACGGTGCTGAACCGCTTCCTGATCCAGGCCGCCATCGGCTATCCGCTGACCGTGCACGGCACCGGCGGGCAGACGCGCGCCTTCATCCACATCCAGGACAGCGTGCGCTGCGTCGAACTGGCGCTGCAGGATGCCCCCGCGCAGGGCGACCGGGTGAAGATCTTCAACCAGATGACCGAAACCCACCGCGTGCGCGACCTCGCACAACTCGTGGCAAAGCTGACCGGCGCCGAGGTGATGAACCTGCCCAACCCGCGCAAGGAAGCCGCCGAGAACGACCTGATCGTCAAGAACGACCAGTTCCTTGCGCTGGGCCTCGACCCGACGACCCTTGCCGAAGGCCTCCTGTCCGAGGTCGTCGACGTGGCGAAGAAATACGCCCACCGCATCGACCGCTCCCGCGTGCCCGCCGTGTCGGCCTGGACCAAGGACATCGCCCGCACCGTCGACCACGACCCCGAGGGCGCGCGCCTGAAATCGGTGTCCTGA
- a CDS encoding alkene reductase, protein MSKSLFDPIKVGAMDLKNRIVMAPLTRNRAMEDDAPMDMHVDYYAQRAGAGLIITEATQISPEGKGYAWTPGIYSDTQVAQWKKVTDAVHAAGGKIVLQLWHVGRISHTSLQEGGKAPVAPSAVQAEGVQTFDGSQMVDVSVPRALEIDEIPRIVEDFRKATVNAKAAGFDGVEVHGANGYLIDAFLKDGPNRRDDAYGGSFENRARLLGEVLDAVVGAWDAAHVGLRLSPFSDANGATDSDPKALGEFLVDFVSGRGLAYLHMVEGQTGGPRDLPEGVDLKALKDRFDGVWMGNNGYDRDMAMTRVAEGLTDLVAFGRPYIANPDLAERLRVGAELNEGDRSTYYGGGREGYTDYPTLQDAAA, encoded by the coding sequence ATGAGCAAGAGCTTGTTCGACCCGATCAAGGTTGGGGCCATGGACCTCAAGAACCGTATCGTCATGGCGCCGCTGACGCGGAACCGCGCGATGGAAGACGACGCGCCGATGGACATGCACGTCGATTACTACGCGCAACGCGCTGGCGCCGGGCTGATCATCACCGAGGCCACGCAGATTTCCCCCGAGGGCAAGGGCTATGCCTGGACGCCGGGCATCTACAGCGACACGCAGGTCGCGCAATGGAAGAAGGTGACGGATGCGGTGCATGCCGCGGGCGGCAAGATCGTCCTGCAGCTTTGGCACGTGGGGCGCATCAGCCATACGTCGTTGCAGGAGGGCGGTAAGGCGCCGGTGGCCCCGTCGGCGGTGCAGGCCGAGGGCGTGCAGACCTTCGACGGTTCGCAGATGGTCGATGTTTCGGTGCCGCGCGCGCTGGAGATCGACGAGATCCCGCGCATCGTCGAGGACTTCCGCAAGGCGACGGTCAACGCGAAGGCCGCCGGATTCGACGGGGTCGAGGTGCATGGCGCCAACGGCTACCTGATCGACGCGTTCCTGAAGGACGGGCCGAACCGGCGCGACGATGCTTACGGCGGGTCGTTCGAGAACCGCGCGCGCCTTCTGGGCGAGGTGCTGGACGCGGTGGTCGGTGCGTGGGACGCCGCGCATGTCGGGCTGCGGCTGTCGCCGTTCTCGGACGCAAACGGCGCCACGGACAGCGATCCGAAGGCGCTGGGCGAGTTCCTTGTCGATTTCGTGTCGGGCCGTGGGCTGGCGTACCTCCACATGGTCGAAGGCCAGACGGGCGGTCCGCGCGATTTGCCGGAGGGTGTCGACCTGAAGGCGCTGAAAGACCGCTTCGACGGCGTCTGGATGGGCAACAACGGGTACGACCGCGACATGGCCATGACGCGTGTGGCCGAGGGGCTGACCGACCTCGTGGCCTTCGGGCGGCCCTACATCGCCAACCCTGACCTGGCGGAGCGTCTGCGCGTCGGGGCGGAGCTGAACGAGGGCGACCGGTCCACCTACTATGGCGGTGGCCGCGAGGGCTATACCGACTATCCGACCCTGCAGGACGCGGCGGCGTAA